The genomic region CATAGTATAGGCTAAGTATCAATAAGCTATACGACCACAAGTCTAAGATCTAAGTCACAAAACACCCTATCTCAACAACCAACAAATTAGTAATACCTAAAGTAACAACTAATTTAGATAAATACCAAATCATTCATTAATATGAAACTAAACCCCAAAGCCCTACTATCCAAACTACCACTACCTTTCTGGGCTTCCTTCTATCTATTTCTCATCATACTTACCATACCAGTACTAGCTTATATAGGCACACTCAGTAAAGCAGATCCCGGAACCCTCACAGTAACCATCAATCAAAAAACAGGTACAACAGACCCTAATCCTTCTTATACATCAGTATTCACTGTAGTATTCAATGAAGCCATAGACAGTAGCACTTTCACCAACACAGACATTACTCTAGGTGGTACCGCACCAGGACAACAAATCCAATCCATTACCGAAGCTGGAACCTTCAACAAAACCACCTATGAAGTCAGAATCCAAGCGACATCAGCTGGCACTATCCAGCCTACCATCGCTCAAGAACTCGTCACTGCCCAAAACGGAGCCTCTGGCACTAATCAAGCTAGTACCAGCACCGACAATAGCGTAACCTACGACGTTACATGGGCGCCGAATGAGTTTGTAACAACCTGGGATACGACGAAGCCAGATGATACAAGTTCGATAACTTTTCAGACAATGGGGGGAGGCTATAACTATAGTGTTGATTGGGGTGATGGCAATACTAGTGTTGGGCAGGTTACTGATTCGTCACATACTTATGCAGTAGATGGAACATACACGGTTAAGATAACGGGTTCATTTCCACAATTTAACGTGTGGGGAGAGAAGAAGATAGTTGACGTCAAACAATGGGGTACAAACCAATGGACATCTATGTATCAGACATTTGCTAGTGCCGAAAATATACAAATTTCTGCTATTGATGCGCCAGATATGAGTAACGTAAATAACATGGGGTCAATGTTTAATTTTGCATGGAACTTCAATTCCAATATTAATCATTGGGATGTTAGTCATGTAACAGATATGTACAATACTTTCTTAAACGCTAACAAATTTAATCAACCTTTAGGGAGCTGGGATGTCGGTAATGTGACGAATATGGGCTATATGTTTGCAAATGCAAGTTCGTTCAATCAGCCTTTGGGCAACTGGAACGTCGGCAATGTAACAAACATGGAGCGTTTGTTACTGAGCGCAACCTCGTTTAATCAGCCTCTAAGTAGTTGGAATACTAGTAATGTTACAAATATGACAAGGCTTTTTGCAAATGCAGGTTCGTTCAATCAGCCTCTAAATAGTTGGAACGTTAATAATGTAACAGACATGAGCTATATGTTTACAAATACAGCGACCTATAATCAGCCTCTAAATAGTTGGAACGTTAGTAATGTGACAAACATGACAAGTATGTTTTTTTTATCGGCAAGCTTCGATCATTCATTAGCCAACTGGAATGTTAGTAATGTCACCGATATGTCACAGATGTTTGCCTCTGCGTTAGGTTTATCGGTAACAAATTATGATGCAACTTTAGCCTCTTGGAGCTCTCAAGCTCTACAAAATAATGTAACTTTTGATGCCGGCACCAGTAAATATTGTAATTCTGAGGCTCAGCGTCAGAGTATCATCACTAATTTTTCATGGACAATTAATGATGCTGGCAAGGATTGCGGATCACCCCCACGTCCATTTATCATTCAGGTTAAGACCGATAATCCAGGCACTACTAGTAATAATCAATTCCTTATTCCAACCGATAGTAACTATATCTACAATTACAATGTTGACTGCAATAACGATGGTACGCCTGAATATACTAACCAAACAGGTGATGTAACCTGTACTTATGGCTCAACTGGCCAATATGATGTTGCTATATCTGGAATATTCCCTTATTGGAATGGAGGTATGGGGCTTGAACAATTAAAGATTATCGATGTTAAGCAATGGGGTGATATAGATTGGCAAGATATGGCATATATGTTTTATGAAGCTTCGAATATGACTATGTCGGCAACAGACGCCCCGGGCTTATCTAGCGTAACTGACATGAGTTGGATGTTTAATGGTGCGGCATCGTTCAATTCAAATATTAATAGCTGGGATGTTAGTAATGTTGAAAATATGGCTGGATTATTTAGTGGTGCTACATCATTTAACCAACCGCTAAATAGTTGGAATGTGGGTAACGTTTATGATCTGCACTCCATATTTCTTGATGCAATATCATTTAACCAGTCATTGGACAGCTGGAATGTAGGTAGTCTATTGGATGCACGATTTATGTTTTTTGGTGCCATATCCTTCAACCAGCCATTGAATAGCTGGGATGTTAGTAATGTTACAACTATGGAAAGTATGTTCCAGGATGCCATTGCTTTCAATCAGACATTAAATAGCTGGGATGTTAGTAGTGTAGTGAATATGAGTAGAATGTTTCAGCACGCCACTTCCTTTAATCAACCCCTGAATGGCTGGGATGTTAGTAATACCAACAATATGATGCTAATGTTTTTTGATGCGACATTATTTAATCAACCATTAAATAGCTGGGATGTAGGCAGTGTCACTAATCTTCAGGGCATGTTTGGCTATGCTACTTCCTTCAATCAACCACTTAATAATTGGAGTATAAGTAGTGGTGCAAATATAGATGCACTTTTCATAAATGCCACTTCATTCGACCAGTCTTTAGCTGATTGGGATGTGAGTGATACGTTAAGCCTGAAAGGCTTATTCGGCGATTTCATTGAAACAAGGAAGGCATTTTTTGAACAAATATATAGCCTATCTTATGAACAGTGGGATCAGCCAACTAAAGATAATTTTTGGAATATGATGTCATCAATTTTTGGCTACGCCATTGATGAATCTTCCTATACCCCAGACCCCTCAGGTCTCTCTACCGCCAACTACGACGCCACCCTAATATCTTGGTCAGCACAGAACCTAGAGAGTAGTGTTGTCTTTGACGCTGGCACCAGTAAGTACTGTACTAGCGAGGCTCAGCGTCAGAGTATCATCACTAACTTTTCATGGACAATTAACGATGGTGGAAAGTATTGTGGACCACCACAACGCCCATTCATCATACGGGTTAAGACTGATAACCCCGGCTATACTAGCAACAATCAGTTTCTAATCTTAGCTGATGGTAATACACTTAACTACGATGTAGATTGTAACAATGATGGCACGCCTGAATATACCAATCAGACAGATGATGTAACTTGCACATATGGTTCACCCGGTGAATATGATATTGCTATTACTGGGACTTTCCCTCATTGGTACGGCAATGTCGATAACAATGATCAAGCAAAGATTATTGATGTCAAGCAGTGGGGTGATATTGAATGGCTGGATATGAGTGACATGTTTAATAGCGCTATTAATATTACTGTTTTTACCGCAACAGATATCCCTGATTTAAGTCAAGTTACGAGCATAAGAGGTATGTTCAGTAGAGCAACGGGATTCAACACCAACATAAATAATTGGGATGTTAGTAATGTAACAAATATGGATGACACCTTCTCTCTAGCTACTAGCTTTAATCAGCCACTGAATAGCTGGGATGTCAGTAACGTAACTATCATGAAAGCTACATTTGCAGGTGCTTCTTCATTTAATCAACCACTTTATAGCTGGGATACCAGTAATGTTATGTATATGAATGTTATGTTTGCAAATACAGACTCCTTCAATCAGCCACTTGACAGCTGGGATGTAAGTAATGTAACCGATATGACAGCGATGTTTGCAAATACAGACTCCTTCAATCAGCCACTTGACAGCTGGGATGTCAGTAACGTAACTGATATGTCAGCTATGTTCGCAAATGCAGTGGTTTTTGATCAGCCACTGAATAGTTGGGATGTAAGTAATGTTATGGATATGACGGGTATGTTTAGTAATACAGGTTTATTCAACCAGTCATTAGCAAACTGGAATGTTAGCAATGTTTCAGTAATGGACGGTATGTTTTCTAGTGCTACAGACTTTAATCAGCCACTGAATAGTTGGGATGTAAGTAACGTGGCTAGTATGTTTGGTATGTTTGGAGATTATGTTGCTTCAGCTCGGTCTGACCATGAACAGGGCTATGGCTTACCTTATGATCAATGGGATCAACCAACCAAAGACGCTTTCTGGGGTCAGATGTCAATTATTCTTGGCTACCCCGTTGACGAACAATCTTACGTACCCAACCCATCTGGTCTCTCCACCGCCAACTACGACGCCACTCTAATATCTTGGTCGGCACAGAACTTAGAGAGTAGTGTTGTCTTTGATGCTGGTACCAGCAAATACTGTAACTCAGAAACCCAAAGACAAAGTATTATAGATAACTATACCTGGACAATAAACGATGCAGGGAAGGATTGTTCTATCCAACCCCCTCAAAATCTAGTAGGCACTCCTCATACTAAATCAATAGAAGTAGACTGGGATGACGTAACAGGAGCAAATCACTACAAACTAGAGTACAAGCTAACAAGTTCTTCTACCTGGACAGAATACACTAACAACACCATCTCTGGCTCATTTCTAGAAATAACTGGCCTAGAAGCATCAACCTCCTACGACATTAGAGTAAAAGCTGTAGACTCATCAAACGACGAAAGCGATTGGTCAGACACCCTAACAATATCTACCTTAGCTCAACAAACCTATCATATTACAGATTGTCAGGAGTTGCAGAGTTTGTATGTAAATCCCATTACCTATGTTACAGGAGATCCCTACGGAAGATACTTACTAGATAACGATATAGATTGTACAGAGACATCAAACTGGTACTGGGAGGGAATAGACCCAGAAGCAAATATTCCATCAGGCTTTTTGGCTATGGTATTTAGTGGTGATTTCGACGGACAAGGCCATACGATAAATAACATATATCAAGATACTGAGTACTTGACGGTTGGAGGTATGTTTGCGCAAATAAATGGCGCATCAATCAGTAATGTCACCTTGAATAACTTCAATAGGAAAATCGGAGCCAAAGAGGCTTTCACTATAACTCTACCCACAGGGGGTGTAGTGGTGACATATGCCCTATCGTCGACAATATCGAATGTAGAGGTCAAGAATTTGCAAGCCACAGGAGAATCAGTAGGCAAATTAGGAGGTATAGTTGGGACAGCGGATTCCTCGACACAAATAACAAAATCATCCGTTACAGGATCGGTAAACTTGTCTGGATATACTCTAGATGGACGATTTGATCAGCCACTAGATATCACAAATGATAACAGCGGTAATGTATATATTTTGGATGTTGGAAACAAGCGAGTTCAGAAATTTGACTCAAACGGTAATTACATTATGCAGTTTAAAGCTCAGGATAACTCAGCTACCTATACACCTAGTAGTATAGCTATAGACAGCAGCGGATTTATCTATATAACAGATCAGACTAATAGATTCGTAAGAAAATATGATAATAATGGTATTTTTCAATCCCAATTCGGATCATCAGGATCCGGAGATGGGCAGTTCTATGAACTTAACGATATTGCAGTCGACTCCATGAATAATATTTTAGTTGCAGACAGAGTTAACAGTCGTGTTCAAAAGTTCGATACGAATGGTAGTTATATTTCCCAATTCGGATCATCAGGATCCGGAGATGGGCAGTTCTATGATTTGTCGAAACTAGTCTTAGATAGCACCGGAAACATCTATACGTTAGAATCTAATAATCATCGTGTTCAAAAATTCGATACGAATGGTAATTTTTTGCAGAAATTTAATACCGATACATTTGCAGACGAATCATTCAATACCCCAGTAAGTCTATCTATAGATAATCTAGGAGATATATACATTACTGATAGTGGTAACCTAAAGATACGCAAATTCACAAATTCTGGCACATACATTTCTGATATTGGAACAGAAACAGAAGTATTTGCACCATATGGAATTTTAGTTAATACATCTGGTGATATTGTTGTTTCTGATATAATGCGAAATTCCATAACACGCTACTCAAATACGGGAGTAAAGCAGAACTCATGGGGTAGGTATGGCTCAAACACAGGAGCTGATCTATTTGTTGGAGGTGTAGCGGGACTTTTAGTTAATAGCTCTATTAGAGAGTCGTTTACCAACATTAGTATTACTGTTGATATTAATAGTGGCATGAACTATGACGATGGATCTGCTGTTGCTCCATTAGTGGCTCTAGGTTACTACAGCAATATAAATGATAGTTATTCATTAGGGAGTATCGCTACAAACGGGGGTCCAGTAATTACTGCTGGAATCGCAGGTTGGATGTACACGAATGTTAATATAAATAACTCATACAGTGCTACTGACATTATCGAGACAAATAATATTCTTCCTGAGTCGTTTGGCTCGCCATGGCCATCTGATTTTTCTGCAAGTAGTGCTTTAGTAGGTATGTATGTCATGCCAGACGTGGTTATTAATAATTCCTTTTTCGCTGGATCTTTGCAGTCTAACATACCAATTCGTAGCCTTGTTTCAATGGCAATGACTGGTAATCCTACTGGGCCGTTGCCTAATACGATTAATGTCTATTACGACCAAACTAAATCCGGAGTTAATAAATGTATTGGACTGCCAATTGACATGAACACAGCTAGCTTTTTACCTACTATAGATTCCGACTGTCACCCCATCAACACCGATGGTTCTCAACCTAACTACTTCAAGAACAATTCTACCAATCCCCCATTGAATCAATGGAACTTCTCTACTATATGGAAAACTAACTGCACTAACTATCCAGACTTTGTAGGCTCAACCAACTGTAATCCATCCAACCCTCCAGAAAACCCAGGTAACGGCAATCCTCCAACCACCCCTACAACTCCCACAACCCCAACCACCCCTACAACCCCAACCAATCCTCCAAAGACTCCTAGTACCACCAAACCACCTACTCCCTCAACTCCCACCACTCCCACAGAATCAGACACCCCTCCATCTTCATCCAACAATCAGTACTACTCCAACCCTCAGTCTACGGCACTACCAGCTCCCCTATCTAAAGTAGTCAAAGGCTCCTTCATGCAATCTCTAGTGAACTATACTGCTAACAATATACCTAAACCCGTAGCTAAAGCCATTCCATACAGCCTACTCATACTTCTACTAGCTCTCTCAGCCCTCTATGGCTACTCTAGCTATCTAGAAAACAAAAGAAGACAAGCTCTCCAAGCTCTCATCACTCGCTTCAAATCTCTACTATCGGCTAGAGCTACCTTCCTACGTATTACCTCCCACTACATCAATACACCGATCACTAAGATCCAAGGAACCATAGAACTACTAGCTATGGGTACTACTTCAACCACAACTGCTAATACCACAACAGCAAGTACCAACACCACAAACAATAACTCAAGTACTAACAATAACTCTACAGGCTCTAATACCAACCCTCCTACTAATACCAGCGCTACTCCTCCAAGTAACACTACTAGCTCTACCAGTAATCCAGGCACTACCTACACCCCTAACTCTAGCTCCCAGACTAGTTCAGCTTCCGTAAACAGCTCTAGCAATCAGGCTAGTACCACCAGCTCCATCAGTTCTACTCCTAGCTCCCCTAATAGCATTAGTATACCTATTAATACTAACTCTAGCTCTCAGTCTGGTTCAGCTTCCGTGTTCACCTCAACCCTAGCCACTACAGCTACCACTCTAACTATCCCAGAAGCCTCTATCGTAGCCTCCAAGTCAGCCATCAAGAGTCTCACTAACCATGCCAATGAACTACTAGATGAAGGACAATCCCTCACCGGAAGACAACAAGCTAACATCAGAAACCTAGAACAAAGAAAAGGACTTAGCTTCCTAACCCATCCTTTCTTCTGGCTCCCAGTAGTAGTTATCTCTACCTTAGTAGTACTACTCAACATCATCTTCATTCAAGCTGAACGCTATACCCCTACAGCTATTACTATTGCTTCTCAACTTATCCTAGGCTTCGTTGGTGTTATAGCTTTAGGTGTCAGCTACTACTTCTACCGTTCCTTCCAGTCCCAAAGACAAGCTCTACTAACCGAACAAGAAATAGAACAAGAGTTCAATGCTCGCCAAGCTAACTTCATAGCTGATGCCTACAACAAGCTCAACGATGACATCATAATCCTAGAAGGTGTCAGCCAAGACCTAGCTAAGTATCCTAAAGTCCGTAACTTCAACCAAGGCCTCAATGAACTAAAAGACATAGTCTCCCAACTAGAAAAACTCAGCAACCTATCTAAGCATGTCCCAGGACTGCAATACCACACCAACCTAAGCAGTACTATATCTACTACCCTAACTAACCTCAGATCCCTAGCTGACCAACAGAACATCACTATAACTACCAACAACATCAAACCCAACCAAAACGTCAACATAGAAGCTAATGCCCTAACCCATCTACTGTCAGCTCCACTCAAGAACGCCATCTCAGCTAGTACTGCTGGCTCTAATATAGAACTATCCCAATCTATCCACAAAGCTAACAAATCTAGCCAGATAAATAAACCTAACACAGTAACCACTAACCCTAACAATACCAACCTACCTATCCAAATAACTATTACCGATCATGGCAAAGGCATACCCCCAGAACAACTAAACAATATCTTTACCCCATTCAACTCAGCCCATAGCCTAGAACACTTCACTGATACCGGACTAGGACTAGACCTCTACCTATGCAAAGTAATTACCGAACAATACAACGCCAACCTAACCATCACCAGCCAACCAGGAGAAGGCACAACAGTGATAGTGGGGATGGGGTGAGAAAAGAAACAGATGGAGTTTGTTGATACACATTGTCATGTGCATTTTCCGGATTATGGACTTGATGCTGATGAGGTTGTCACAACAGCAATTGATCAGGGTGTGACCAGAATGTTGGCCGTAGGTTGCACATTGCATGATAGTAAGCTGGGTGTAGAATTTGCTTCAAGGCATAAAAGTATATGGGCAAGTGTTGGTGTTCATCCGCACGAGGCAAAATTTTATACCGAAAACCCAAAATCACTACAAGAACTAAGGAATTTATCAAGAGAGCAGAAGGTTGTGGCGATAGGTGAAATTGGTCTAGACTACTATTATCAACACTCATCAAAGGAAGATCAAAATTCAATGTTGCGCTACCAGGTAGAGCTTGGGTTAGAGAAGAACTTACCCTTCATCTTTCATGTTCGTGAAGCATTTAGTGATTTTTTTGAGATAATTGATGAATATAAAGGGATAAGAGGAGTAATTCATAGTTTTACAGCAGATCCTGAGGTGTTAGAAGAATGTTTGTCTAGGGGGCTATATATCGGCCTTAACGGAATAATGACATTTACAAAAGATAATAAACAGCTAGAATCAGCAAAATTAGTACCAAAAGATAAATTATTGCTTGAAACTGACTCTCCCTACTTGACCCCTGTTCCATTTCGTGGTACAATCTGTCAGCCTGTGCATGTTGTGAGTACGGCTCAGTTTTTGGCGAAATTACGCCAAGAAGATCTAAAGAGTCTAGCAGATTACTCTACACACAACGCCATAGAGCTATTTAAGTTATGATGAATATAGATAACAAGCATGAGTTACAGCCAACTATCGGTGAAAATATTCCTGGGCCAATGATGGAACGGATTGCTCAAGTTCAAAGAGCACTGAGCCGTATTGAAAATGCCCTTTCGTCACTTGAACAAGCATCCTTACTAAGGGAAACGCCGATTACTAAACCAGAACAAGCGCCTAAAGTAGACGGTCCTTATGCTGAACCTGCAAGCATACTTGATAAAAAGCAAGATATTTCTGAAGTGTCAGCAAGTGAAAATGGTGTAGCCGATGAAGATAGGGCGCGTAGGCTAGTTGATGAAGCGTTAAGAGGATTTGCCGATGCCGCTTAGAAATTTAGTAAATACCATTTCAAATGCTATTTCTACCAATAAACAACCTATTCGTGAAGCAAAGCTTTATAGAGGCCTAATGCGTCATGAGGCAAGCATTGGCGGAACAGTCTTCGGACCAGTACCAGAAGGTCGTAGGCGAGAATTCTTTTGCTTAGATGAGCATACTTGGGTTTGGCATGAGGAGTGGACCGATAAAAACGGTAGCCGTAACGTTATGACAACCAGATATGATATTCGGCCGACAGGTGTACTGAAATCACAAAACGGAAACCATTATCAGCCAGTAAGCGATCAAGAATCCTTGCGTTTATTGAACGCTGCACGATTGTACTACCAAAAGATTCGACAAGAAATCTACACCTTCGCATAGAAAATTACGGTATATTAGAGAAGTGACTGTTTATTTAGATTACGCATCCACTACTCCAGTTGATGAGCGAGTAGTACAAGCAATGCAACCATATTTAGCCGATAAGTTTTATAATCCTTCGGCACAATATTTAGTTGCAAAGGATGTTAGGCGTGATATTAATCAAGCTCGTGAAGATGTTGCTAAAGTTATCGGTTCCAAACAGAGTGAGATAGTTTTTACTACAGGAGCAACAGAAGCGAATAATTTGGCTATCAGTGGTGTGATGGAGTGCTTTCCAGGCAAAAACTTGGTAGTAAGTTCAATAGAACACGATTCTGTTATTGAGCCAGCTAAAAAATATAAACACAGTTTAGTAACGGTTGATGAATCTGGTATTGTTGACCCAGAATCGCTAAGGTCAGCTATTACTGATGATACGGTTCTGGTTAGCATAATGCAGGCTAATAATGAGATAGGCGTTGTTCAGCCCATAAAATTGATAGCCGAATTAATAGCAGAAATTAAGGTTAAGCGCCGTAAAAACAACAATGAGCTACCTCTTTATTTACATACTGATTCTGCGCAAGCTACAAACTATCTAGATATCCATGTTAGTAGATTGGGTATTGACCTGATGAGCGTTAATGGTGGAAAGATTTATGGCCCTAAACAGACTGGTTTTTTGTTTATCAAGACGGGAGTTAAAATAATCGGTCAAATACAGGGGGGTGGTCAAGAAAGAGGTTTGAGGAGTGGTACAGAAAATGTACCAGGAATAGTTGGCTTAGCTACGGCACTAAAAATTACCACTGAGATGCGTAGCCAGGAGTCTCGCAGAATGGCTGAGCTACAACATTATTTCTACAGAAAGCTCGATGAAATTCTACCAAATTTACACGTTAATGGTAGTAAAAAATTACGGCTTCCAAATAATATTCATGTTACTATTCCGGGCATTGACAACGAGCGTGCAATGATGGAACTCGATGAGCGTGGGGTTATGTGTGCGGTTGGATCAGCCTGTAGTGCAAGTAAAGACGAACCATCACATGTTCTAAAGGCAATTGGCTTAAGTGATGAGCTAGCGCGAAGCAGTCTGCGGTTTAC from Candidatus Nomurabacteria bacterium harbors:
- a CDS encoding cysteine desulfurase; protein product: MTVYLDYASTTPVDERVVQAMQPYLADKFYNPSAQYLVAKDVRRDINQAREDVAKVIGSKQSEIVFTTGATEANNLAISGVMECFPGKNLVVSSIEHDSVIEPAKKYKHSLVTVDESGIVDPESLRSAITDDTVLVSIMQANNEIGVVQPIKLIAELIAEIKVKRRKNNNELPLYLHTDSAQATNYLDIHVSRLGIDLMSVNGGKIYGPKQTGFLFIKTGVKIIGQIQGGGQERGLRSGTENVPGIVGLATALKITTEMRSQESRRMAELQHYFYRKLDEILPNLHVNGSKKLRLPNNIHVTIPGIDNERAMMELDERGVMCAVGSACSASKDEPSHVLKAIGLSDELARSSLRFTMGRATTKNDIDFAISALKDSCQQA
- a CDS encoding BspA family leucine-rich repeat surface protein, translated to MKLNPKALLSKLPLPFWASFYLFLIILTIPVLAYIGTLSKADPGTLTVTINQKTGTTDPNPSYTSVFTVVFNEAIDSSTFTNTDITLGGTAPGQQIQSITEAGTFNKTTYEVRIQATSAGTIQPTIAQELVTAQNGASGTNQASTSTDNSVTYDVTWAPNEFVTTWDTTKPDDTSSITFQTMGGGYNYSVDWGDGNTSVGQVTDSSHTYAVDGTYTVKITGSFPQFNVWGEKKIVDVKQWGTNQWTSMYQTFASAENIQISAIDAPDMSNVNNMGSMFNFAWNFNSNINHWDVSHVTDMYNTFLNANKFNQPLGSWDVGNVTNMGYMFANASSFNQPLGNWNVGNVTNMERLLLSATSFNQPLSSWNTSNVTNMTRLFANAGSFNQPLNSWNVNNVTDMSYMFTNTATYNQPLNSWNVSNVTNMTSMFFLSASFDHSLANWNVSNVTDMSQMFASALGLSVTNYDATLASWSSQALQNNVTFDAGTSKYCNSEAQRQSIITNFSWTINDAGKDCGSPPRPFIIQVKTDNPGTTSNNQFLIPTDSNYIYNYNVDCNNDGTPEYTNQTGDVTCTYGSTGQYDVAISGIFPYWNGGMGLEQLKIIDVKQWGDIDWQDMAYMFYEASNMTMSATDAPGLSSVTDMSWMFNGAASFNSNINSWDVSNVENMAGLFSGATSFNQPLNSWNVGNVYDLHSIFLDAISFNQSLDSWNVGSLLDARFMFFGAISFNQPLNSWDVSNVTTMESMFQDAIAFNQTLNSWDVSSVVNMSRMFQHATSFNQPLNGWDVSNTNNMMLMFFDATLFNQPLNSWDVGSVTNLQGMFGYATSFNQPLNNWSISSGANIDALFINATSFDQSLADWDVSDTLSLKGLFGDFIETRKAFFEQIYSLSYEQWDQPTKDNFWNMMSSIFGYAIDESSYTPDPSGLSTANYDATLISWSAQNLESSVVFDAGTSKYCTSEAQRQSIITNFSWTINDGGKYCGPPQRPFIIRVKTDNPGYTSNNQFLILADGNTLNYDVDCNNDGTPEYTNQTDDVTCTYGSPGEYDIAITGTFPHWYGNVDNNDQAKIIDVKQWGDIEWLDMSDMFNSAINITVFTATDIPDLSQVTSIRGMFSRATGFNTNINNWDVSNVTNMDDTFSLATSFNQPLNSWDVSNVTIMKATFAGASSFNQPLYSWDTSNVMYMNVMFANTDSFNQPLDSWDVSNVTDMTAMFANTDSFNQPLDSWDVSNVTDMSAMFANAVVFDQPLNSWDVSNVMDMTGMFSNTGLFNQSLANWNVSNVSVMDGMFSSATDFNQPLNSWDVSNVASMFGMFGDYVASARSDHEQGYGLPYDQWDQPTKDAFWGQMSIILGYPVDEQSYVPNPSGLSTANYDATLISWSAQNLESSVVFDAGTSKYCNSETQRQSIIDNYTWTINDAGKDCSIQPPQNLVGTPHTKSIEVDWDDVTGANHYKLEYKLTSSSTWTEYTNNTISGSFLEITGLEASTSYDIRVKAVDSSNDESDWSDTLTISTLAQQTYHITDCQELQSLYVNPITYVTGDPYGRYLLDNDIDCTETSNWYWEGIDPEANIPSGFLAMVFSGDFDGQGHTINNIYQDTEYLTVGGMFAQINGASISNVTLNNFNRKIGAKEAFTITLPTGGVVVTYALSSTISNVEVKNLQATGESVGKLGGIVGTADSSTQITKSSVTGSVNLSGYTLDGRFDQPLDITNDNSGNVYILDVGNKRVQKFDSNGNYIMQFKAQDNSATYTPSSIAIDSSGFIYITDQTNRFVRKYDNNGIFQSQFGSSGSGDGQFYELNDIAVDSMNNILVADRVNSRVQKFDTNGSYISQFGSSGSGDGQFYDLSKLVLDSTGNIYTLESNNHRVQKFDTNGNFLQKFNTDTFADESFNTPVSLSIDNLGDIYITDSGNLKIRKFTNSGTYISDIGTETEVFAPYGILVNTSGDIVVSDIMRNSITRYSNTGVKQNSWGRYGSNTGADLFVGGVAGLLVNSSIRESFTNISITVDINSGMNYDDGSAVAPLVALGYYSNINDSYSLGSIATNGGPVITAGIAGWMYTNVNINNSYSATDIIETNNILPESFGSPWPSDFSASSALVGMYVMPDVVINNSFFAGSLQSNIPIRSLVSMAMTGNPTGPLPNTINVYYDQTKSGVNKCIGLPIDMNTASFLPTIDSDCHPINTDGSQPNYFKNNSTNPPLNQWNFSTIWKTNCTNYPDFVGSTNCNPSNPPENPGNGNPPTTPTTPTTPTTPTTPTNPPKTPSTTKPPTPSTPTTPTESDTPPSSSNNQYYSNPQSTALPAPLSKVVKGSFMQSLVNYTANNIPKPVAKAIPYSLLILLLALSALYGYSSYLENKRRQALQALITRFKSLLSARATFLRITSHYINTPITKIQGTIELLAMGTTSTTTANTTTASTNTTNNNSSTNNNSTGSNTNPPTNTSATPPSNTTSSTSNPGTTYTPNSSSQTSSASVNSSSNQASTTSSISSTPSSPNSISIPINTNSSSQSGSASVFTSTLATTATTLTIPEASIVASKSAIKSLTNHANELLDEGQSLTGRQQANIRNLEQRKGLSFLTHPFFWLPVVVISTLVVLLNIIFIQAERYTPTAITIASQLILGFVGVIALGVSYYFYRSFQSQRQALLTEQEIEQEFNARQANFIADAYNKLNDDIIILEGVSQDLAKYPKVRNFNQGLNELKDIVSQLEKLSNLSKHVPGLQYHTNLSSTISTTLTNLRSLADQQNITITTNNIKPNQNVNIEANALTHLLSAPLKNAISASTAGSNIELSQSIHKANKSSQINKPNTVTTNPNNTNLPIQITITDHGKGIPPEQLNNIFTPFNSAHSLEHFTDTGLGLDLYLCKVITEQYNANLTITSQPGEGTTVIVGMG
- a CDS encoding TatD family hydrolase; this translates as MEFVDTHCHVHFPDYGLDADEVVTTAIDQGVTRMLAVGCTLHDSKLGVEFASRHKSIWASVGVHPHEAKFYTENPKSLQELRNLSREQKVVAIGEIGLDYYYQHSSKEDQNSMLRYQVELGLEKNLPFIFHVREAFSDFFEIIDEYKGIRGVIHSFTADPEVLEECLSRGLYIGLNGIMTFTKDNKQLESAKLVPKDKLLLETDSPYLTPVPFRGTICQPVHVVSTAQFLAKLRQEDLKSLADYSTHNAIELFKL